One window of the Rosa rugosa chromosome 3, drRosRugo1.1, whole genome shotgun sequence genome contains the following:
- the LOC133736325 gene encoding disease resistance protein RPV1-like, producing the protein MACNMNRGVSSSSSSSFTPIRWSYDVFLSFRGEDTRNNFTGHLYSALCQRGLHTFIDDRDLRKGEEIGPTLVKAIQESRVSVIVFSENYASSKWCLDELLIILDCKESKRQLVWPIFYKVDPSDVRNQRGSFAEAMHQHEVRFNFNMDQVQRWRTALTHAASLSGWHFPDGHESKFIQNIVEEISIQVSNRTYLKVAKYPVGLESRVRDMHELLCVEENDVRMVGIWGIGGIGKTTVAKAVYGSIAHRFEGSCFLENVRERSLVPHEGLVQLQETLLSKILGGVGVKLSNVDDPAYEIEKRLWNKRVLIILDDVDHLKQLENLAGGYNWFGAGSRVIIATRDKHLLIAHGVNLTYKVKELEFCEAFELFSWNSFKKDRPKDDYVKLVERAVYYTKGLPLALTVLGSHLFGRSIEEWQDALDSYERIPNKEVQEILKISFNGLEDHQKEVFLDIACFFKGEDKEFIMDVLRSCDLYPVISIAVLIDKSLLAISESNALCMHDLIEDMGKEIVRQESPTEPGERSRLWFHKDVLHVLTEETGTSKVRGLKIEMPKKEEIHVGAEALLRMRNLRYLINRNSSLVGNIGYLPNSLRFLDWYKYPLESLPSNFNPKKLVALNMPSSNISRFGQSITKLDRLKSMDFTGCEMLKEIPDFSGFPNLQKLILRECRSLVGIHDSVGTLDKLVSLSVQDCSNLTRFPTRLGMKSLKVLNMKGCKLLESFPEIEAGTMEHLQNIYLQCCENLKTLPSSIYQLKHLLHLEVRGCPKLLTFPMSATTSTIKQYLSDDNNNEDYSVPVFPVLTFLRVGDCNISECDFLIPFSCLSTLTFLDLSGSSFGSLPTWIIKFGNLQWLILRDCKRLQEIPQLSPSIKGINASGCKSLERFSKFSNIFVTPRILNNKFKSET; encoded by the exons ATGGCTTGCAATATGAACAGAGgcgtttcttcttcttcttcttcttcttttactcCGATTAGGTGGAGTTACGATGTGTTCTTGAGTTTTAGAGGTGAAGATACACGTAATAATTTTACTGGCCATTTGTATTCTGCTTTGTGCCAGAGGGGTCTTCACACCTTCATAGATGATCGTGATCTTAGAAAAGGAGAAGAGATTGGACCAACACTTGTCAAAGCAATTCAGGAGTCAAGGGTTTCTGTCATTGTATTCTCTGAAAACTATGCATCCTCCAAatggtgcttggatgaactCCTCATCATCCTTGATTGTAAAGAATCAAAGCGACAACTTGTTTGGCCCATTTTTTACAAGGTGGATCCTTCAGATGTAAGAAATCAGAGAGGCAGCTTTGCTGAGGCAATGCATCAACATGAAGTGCGGTTCAACTTCAACATGGACCAGGTGCAGAGATGGAGGACAGCTCTTACTCACGCAGCTAGTCTATCTGGATGGCATTTTCCGGACGG GCATGAATCCAAGTTTATCCAAAATATTGTGGAAGAGATCTCAATTCAAGTATCAAATCGGACATACTTGAAAGTTGCCAAGTATCCCGTAGGACTGGAATCTCGTGTCCGGGATATGCACGAGCTTCTATGTGTTGAGGAAAATGATGTTCGCATGGTGGGAATATGGGGAATTGGAGGAATTGGTAAGACAACTGTTGCCAAAGCTGTATATGGGTCCATTGCTCATCGATTTGAAGGTAGCTGTTTTTTGGAAAATGTGAGAGAAAGGTCATTAGTGCCACATGAAGGCTTGGTTCAACTGCAAGAAACTCTTCTTTCCAAAATTTTAGGGGGTGTAGGAGTGAAGCTGAGCAATGTTGATGATCCTGCTTATGAAATAGAGAAAAGACTTTGGAATAAGAGGGTTCTTATTATTTTAGATGATGTGGATCATCTCAAGCAATTAGAAAACTTAGCAGGGGGATATAATTGGTTTGGTGCGGGTAGTAGAGTTATCATAGCAACTAGAGATAAACATCTGTTAATTGCTCATGGAGTTAATTTAACATACAAGGTCAAGGAATTAGAATTCTGTGAAGCTTTTGAGCTTTTCAGTTGGAATTCCTTCAAAAAAGACCGACCTAAGGATGATTATGTGAAACTTGTTGAGCGTGCTGTCTATTATACCAAAGGCCTTCCATTAGCTCTGACGGTTTTAGGTTCTCATCTTTTTGGTAGAAGCATAGAAGAGTGGCAAGATGCATTGGATAGTTATGAAAGAATTCCTAATAAAGAAGTCCAAGAAATACTTAAAATAAGTTTCAATGGATTAGAAGATCATCAGAAGGAAGTTTTCCTTGACATTGCATGTTTTTTCAAAGGAGAAGATAAAGAGTTTATAATGGATGTCCTAAGAAGTTGTGACTTGTACCCAGTAATAAGTATTGCAGTGCTCATAGATAAGTCCCTCTTAGCGATTAGTGAAAGTAATGCGCTATGTATGCATGACTTAATCGAAGACATGGGCAAGGAAATAGTGCGTCAAGAATCACCCACAGAACCGGGTGAACGCAGTAGATTGTGGTTTCATAAGGATGTTTTACATGTTCTAACAGAAGAAACA GGAACAAGTAAAGTTCGAGGCCTAAAGATAGAAATGCCCAAAAAAGAAGAGATCCATGTGGGTGCTGAAGCCTTGTTAAGAATGAGGAATCTCAGATACTTGATAAATCGAAATTCAAGCCTTGTTGGAAACATTGGTTATCTGCCCAACTCGTTAAGGTTCCTTGATTGGTACAAATATCCTCTTGAATCCCTACCATCCAATTTTAATCCAAAGAAACTTGTTGCACTCAATATGCCTTCCAGCAACATATCACGTTTCGGACAGTCGATCACG AAACTTGATAGATTGAAATCTATGGACTTCACTGGATGTGAAATGCTAAAAGAAATCCCGGACTTCTCAGGATTTCCGAATTTACAGAAATTGATTCTTAGAGAATGTAGGAGTTTAGTCGGGATTCATGATTCTGTTGGAACCCTTGATAAGCTTGTGAGTTTGTCTGTGCAAGATTGCTCTAACCTTACAAGGTTTCCCACAAGACTTGGCATGAAATCACTGAAAGTTCTTAATATGAAAGGTTGCAAACTGCTGGAGAGCTTCCCTGAAATTGAGGCTGGAACCATGGAACATTTGCAGAACATATATCTACAGTGTTGCGAAAACCTTAAAACTCTTCCAAGCAGCATCTATCAGTTGAAACATCTGCTGCATCTTGAGGTCAGAGGCTGTCCAAAACTTCTTACATTTCCAATGTCAGCGACAACATCCACCATCAAGCAGTATTTATCTGATGACAATAATAATGAAGACTACTCAGTACCGGTGTTTCCTGTGCTGACGTTTTTGCGAGTCGGAGACTGCAACATTTCAGAATGTGATTTCTTGATTCCATTTAGTTGTTTGTCCACCCTGACCTTTCTTGATCTATCAGGAAGCAGTTTTGGTAGCCTTCCAACATGGATTATCAAGTTTGGTAACTTGCAGTGGCTCATATTACGCGATTGCAAGAGGCTTCAAGAAATTCCACAGCTTTCTCCAAGCATAAAAGGAATAAATGCAAGTGGCTGCAAATCTTTGgaaagattttcaaaattttccaatatttttgtcacgccccgaattttgaataataaattcaaatccgaaacatga